In Rosa chinensis cultivar Old Blush chromosome 1, RchiOBHm-V2, whole genome shotgun sequence, a genomic segment contains:
- the LOC112164632 gene encoding G-type lectin S-receptor-like serine/threonine-protein kinase At1g61500, whose product MDIRTRSICPLLNGSMFYFLFISLFSLLPSHYHCAEVDQITLLQPLAQGQILVSPGHIFELGFFSPNNSAKKYVGIWHKDISPRKVVWVANREKPLAVADTSASLTVTSNGNLKLVDGKQKSIWSTNIASLVSSSNTSSVAAVLLDNGNFVVNDHLGAELWKSFDYPGDTILPNVVLRDSKSGKGHFLSSWKAENDPSPGKFLLGLPPQAPSQVFIWINNGSNDSHSIPYWRSGPWDKSSFIGVPDMDHRYINGFSVDDNLKQGTVDFSYNFYDKPVAYIYISPEGTVRLRFSKNDGKWYDYWQTPKNPCDIYGACGPFGVCKASASPICKCLKGFVPKSSAEWSKGNWTGGCVRQTKLFCERQTNKSVSSRGKKVDDDGFWKMVKLKIPDSHEFITALNAEETSNDCKLRCLNNCSCLAYAFVNNIGCLVWSKDLIDIQQFSGSVGVDLYIRLAHSELGEGKPIKLIGSLTAIVLVSILAAIVFGFYRRRANQKRQTQNFESTGMIKSSRDGLREYIGKHDPLELQIYDFDSILIATNNFSVTNKLGQGGFGPVYKGMLQDGKEVAVKRLSSSSGQGIEEFKNEMLLISNLQHKNLVRIMGCCVKEDEKLLIYEFMPNKSLDTFLFDTRKRVVLDWATRFNIIHGVVRGLLYLHHDSYVKVIHRDLKVSNILLDEKMNPKISDFGLARIVEGTQNLENTQKVVGTRGYMSPEYAMGGMFSEKSDVYSFGVLVLEIISSKKNTGFYLYDQQLGFLAYAWNLWNEGRGLELVDEILGDSCSSSEVLKCMHIGLLCVQDNAVDRPNMSKKGRSWCGKIDVDQSFPDSGRGQTRCRFGARLAGGETWRHCYNWDLSGGRDLDLMAEMSAARISSFLDLVSNVDLVIG is encoded by the exons ATGGATATTAGAACCAGAAGCATTTGTCCTTTATTAAATGGCTCTATGTTCTACTTCCTTTTCATCTCCTTATTCAGCTTGCTTCCATCACATTATCATTGTGCTGAAGTTGATCAGATAACTCTTTTGCAACCGTTAGCACAGGGACAAATTCTAGTTTCCCCTGGCCACATTTTTGAGTTGGGCTTCTTCAGTCCTAATAACTCTGCTAAGAAGTATGTGGGGATATGGCACAAAGATATATCTCCGCGTAAAGTTGTATGGGTGGCCAACAGAGAAAAGCCTCTTGCAGTTGCAGACacctcagcgagtttgacagtTACTAGCAATGGGAATCTGAAGCTTGTAGATGGGAAACAAAAGTCTATATGGTCTACTAATATTGCTTCTTTGGTGTCATCATCGAATACTAGTTCAGTTGCTGCAGTTCTCTTAGATAATGGAAACTTTGTTGTCAATGATCATCTGGGAGCTGAGTTATGGAAGAGCTTTGATTATCCTGGTGACACAATCCTACCGAACGTGGTTTTGCGAGACAGTAAGTCTGGAAAGGGGCACTTCTTGAGCTCTTGGAAAGCAGAGAATGATCCATCACCAGGGAAATTCTTACTTGGATTGCCCCCACAGGCGCCATCACAAGTGTTCATTTGGATCAATAATGGATCAAATGATTCACATTCAATTCCCTACTGGAGAAGTGGTCCATGGGATAAGTCGAGTTTCATTGGTGTACCAGATATGGATCATCGATATATAAATGGCTTTAGTGTGGATGATAACTTAAAGCAGGGCACAGTGGATTTCTCTTATAATTTTTATGACAAACCTGTGGCGTATATATACATCTCTCCAGAAGGAACAGTGAGGCTTAGATTTTCGAAGAATGATGGGAAGTGGTATGATTATTGGCAGACACCGAAGAATCCATGTGACATCTACGGAGCTTGTGGACCTTTCGGAGTTTGCAAAGCTTCTGCATCTCCAATCTGTAAGTGTTTGAAAGGCTTTGTACCGAAGTCAAGTGCGGAATGGAGCAAAGGAAACTGGACAGGAGGCTGTGTGAGGCAGACGAAATTGTTTTGTGAGAGACAAACAAATAAGTCAGTCTCATCAAGAGGGAAAAAAGTTGATGATGACGGGTTTTGGAAGATGGTGAAGTTAAAAATACCAGATTCTCATGAGTTCATTACTGCTCTCAATGCTGAAGAAACGTCCAACGATTGCAAATTACGCTGCCTAAACAACTGTTCTTGCCTTGCTTATGCATTTGTTAATAATATAGGGTGTTTGGTGTGGTCCAAAGATCTTATTGATATACAGCAGTTTTCGGGGTCTGTCGGAGTAGATCTTTATATTCGCCTAGCACACTCCGAACTAG GTGAAGGAAAGCCAATAAAGTTAATTGGCAGCCTTACAGCTATTGTTTTGGTGAGTATCTTGGCAGCCATAGTATTCGGTTTTTACAGGAGGCGAGCTAACCAGAAGA GACAGACTCAGAACTTTGAATCGACTGGTATGATTAAGAGTTCAAGAGATGGTCTCCGAGAATATATAGGAAAGCATGATCCCTTAGAGCTACAGATATATGATTTTGATAGCATACTAATTGCTACAAACAATTTCAGTGTCACAAACAAACTTGGGCAAGGAGGATTTGGCCCAGTTTATAAG GGTATGCTACAAGATGGGAAGGAAGTAGCAGTAAAGAGACTATCTAGTAGCTCAGGACAAGGcattgaagagttcaagaatgagATGTTGTTGATCTCCAATCTTCAACATAAAAATCTTGTTAGGATCATGGGTTGCTGTGTTAAAGAGGATGAGAAGTTACTGATTTACGAGTTCATGCCAAACAAAAGCTTGGATACTTTTCTATTTG ACACGAGGAAGAGAGTAGTTCTTGACTGGGCGACTCGCTTTAATATTATTCATGGTGTTGTTAGAGGGCTTCTCTATCTCCATCATGATTCGTATGTGAAGGTGATACATAGGGATCTGAAAGTCAGCAACATTCTcttggatgagaaaatgaatccaaaaatttcagattttggattAGCACGAATAGTTGAAGGAACACAAAATCTAGAAAATACTCAGAAAGTTGTTGGAACACG TGGCTATATGTCTCCCGAGTATGCCATGGGGGGGATGTTTTCTGAAAAGTCTGATGTCTATAGCTTCGGAGTCTTGGTCTTGGAGATTATTAGCAGCAAGAAGAATACCGGCTTCTATTTATATGACCAACAACTAGGCTTTTTGGCCTAT GCATGGAACTTGTGGAATGAAGGTAGAGGGTTGGAGTTGGTAGATGAAATATTGGGCGATTCATGTTCTTCATCGGAAGTACTAAAATGCATGCATATAGGGCTTCTGTGTGTACAAGACAATGCTGTGGATAGGCCAAACATG AGCAAGAAGGGTCGTTCTTGGTGTGGGAAGATCGATGTCGATCAGTCCTTCCCGGATTCTGGGCGAGGGCAGACGAGGTGCAGATTTGGGGCACGGCTTGCTGGCGGAGAAACCTGGCGTCACTGCTACAATTGGGATCTGAGCGGTGGCAGAGATTTGGATCTCATGGCAGAGATGAGCGCGGCGAGGATTAGCTCGTTTTTGGATCTGGTTTCGAACGTTGATCTGGTTATTGGGTAG